From the Gammaproteobacteria bacterium genome, one window contains:
- the rplS gene encoding 50S ribosomal protein L19, which translates to MSKLIEQIEAGQMKLKIPDFRPGDIVVVQVKVKEGERERLQAFEGVVIARRNRGMNSSFTVRKVSHGEGVERVFRTYSPSINEIEVKRRGDVRRAKLYHMRDLRGKAARIREKIEAKGE; encoded by the coding sequence ATGAGCAAGCTCATTGAACAAATCGAAGCCGGGCAGATGAAATTGAAGATTCCGGATTTCCGCCCCGGCGACATCGTGGTGGTGCAGGTCAAGGTCAAGGAGGGCGAGCGCGAGCGTTTGCAGGCCTTCGAGGGCGTGGTCATCGCCAGGCGCAATCGCGGCATGAATTCCTCCTTCACCGTGCGCAAGGTCTCCCATGGCGAGGGCGTGGAACGCGTGTTCCGTACCTATAGCCCCAGTATCAACGAAATCGAGGTGAAGCGCCGCGGCGACGTGCGCCGCGCCAAGCTCTATCACATGCGCGATCTGCGCGGCAAGGCGGCCCGCATCCGCGAGAAGATCGAGGCCAAGGGGGAATAA
- the trmD gene encoding tRNA (guanosine(37)-N1)-methyltransferase TrmD has product MSWRAGVITLFPEMLRAVTDHGVSGRAAETGLIEVRTWNPRDYAAGNYRRVDDSPYGGGPGMVMQVGPLRAALREARAAMPHARALYLGPQGRPLDHAGVRELAARPEVILVAGRYEGVDQRFIDAGIDEEWSIGDYVLSGGELAAMVVIDAVARTLPGVLGDEGSAGQDSFVDGLFDYPHYTRPEVAGGLPVPAVLLSGNHAEIKRWRRKQALGLTWLRRPALLLKRSLGEDEQALLAEFIRECGQKF; this is encoded by the coding sequence ATGAGCTGGCGCGCCGGAGTCATCACGCTGTTTCCGGAGATGCTGCGGGCGGTGACGGATCACGGCGTCAGCGGCCGGGCGGCCGAGACGGGGTTGATTGAAGTGCGGACGTGGAATCCGCGCGACTATGCCGCCGGCAATTACCGCAGGGTGGACGATTCCCCCTACGGCGGCGGGCCCGGGATGGTGATGCAGGTCGGGCCGCTGCGCGCAGCGCTGCGGGAGGCGCGGGCCGCCATGCCGCACGCGCGGGCGCTTTACCTCGGTCCGCAGGGACGGCCGCTCGACCACGCCGGTGTGCGCGAACTGGCCGCGCGGCCGGAAGTGATCCTGGTCGCGGGACGTTACGAGGGCGTGGATCAGCGCTTCATCGACGCCGGGATCGATGAGGAATGGTCGATCGGCGATTATGTGCTGAGCGGCGGGGAACTGGCGGCGATGGTGGTGATCGATGCCGTCGCGCGGACCCTGCCCGGCGTGCTGGGCGATGAGGGCTCCGCGGGACAGGATTCCTTTGTTGACGGCCTGTTCGATTACCCGCACTATACGCGCCCTGAAGTGGCCGGCGGGCTGCCGGTGCCGGCGGTTTTGTTGTCCGGCAACCATGCCGAGATTAAGCGGTGGCGCCGCAAACAGGCCCTGGGCCTGACCTGGCTCAGGCGGCCGGCGCTGCTGTTGAAGCGATCGTTGGGCGAGGATGAGCAGGCCTTGCTGGCGGAATTCATCCGCGAGTGCGGACAGAAATTTTAG